In a single window of the Bernardetia sp. genome:
- a CDS encoding YybH family protein, producing MRQLFFLLCLLALTSTVFGQSVTQKEANEINKTFKNQEKAWNKGDLEGFMNSYWESDSLKFIGKNGITYGYNATLDRYKKSYPDTETMGKLSFDILSMEKLGKKHIFVVGKWYLKREAKEDVGGHFTLVWKKINGKWVIVSDHSS from the coding sequence ATGAGACAATTATTTTTTCTACTTTGTTTACTTGCTCTGACTTCTACTGTTTTTGGGCAATCTGTAACACAAAAAGAAGCAAACGAAATAAACAAGACCTTCAAAAACCAAGAAAAGGCTTGGAACAAGGGTGACTTAGAAGGTTTTATGAACAGCTACTGGGAGTCTGATTCGCTCAAGTTTATTGGAAAAAATGGCATTACATACGGCTATAACGCAACATTAGATAGATATAAAAAGTCTTACCCCGATACAGAAACCATGGGAAAACTTAGCTTTGATATTCTGTCTATGGAAAAGCTAGGAAAGAAACATATTTTTGTTGTGGGAAAGTGGTATCTGAAAAGAGAAGCAAAAGAAGATGTAGGAGGACACTTTACACTCGTGTGGAAAAAAATAAATGGAAAGTGGGTCATCGTTTCAGACCATTCTAGCTAA
- a CDS encoding DoxX family membrane protein — protein MQKTIEGILSIVVAIILLQTLYFKFGGAAESVWIFNQLEVEPWGRYMAGFFELVVAILILIPKTRRLGALGAILTMLGAIAAHIFVLGIVVQNDKGLLFALACITLACSVGVLIMRTIRKR, from the coding sequence ATGCAAAAAACAATTGAAGGCATTTTATCTATTGTAGTAGCTATAATTCTTCTTCAAACACTTTATTTCAAATTTGGAGGAGCTGCAGAATCGGTATGGATTTTTAATCAATTAGAGGTTGAGCCTTGGGGAAGATATATGGCTGGTTTTTTCGAACTTGTAGTAGCCATCTTAATCTTGATACCCAAAACTCGCCGTTTAGGAGCTTTAGGAGCTATCCTAACAATGCTAGGAGCAATTGCTGCTCATATTTTTGTCTTGGGTATTGTCGTACAAAATGATAAAGGTCTTCTTTTTGCGTTGGCTTGTATTACGCTTGCTTGCTCTGTTGGAGTTCTTATCATGAGAACTATAAGAAAGAGATAA